The following are from one region of the Verrucomicrobiales bacterium genome:
- a CDS encoding DUF1501 domain-containing protein — MSTPFLPPDFMLRQTRRHFFARSGLGLGALAMAKLSENRVLATSPGVLSSPHVAPKAKRVIYLFQSGGPSHLETFDFKPVLRAGHGKPLPKEVIGNQRLSTMSGNQSFLPMAGSFTEFSRHGRSGLEISDLLPYTQQISDDICLIRTLHTEAINHDPAITFFCSGSQIPGRPSMGAWASYGLGSLNENLPAFIVLVSKNAVRDQPLYSRLWGAGFLPSEHQGVQFRAGKEPVLYLTNPEGVSTDTRRRMLDTLGQLNGYQAGQQLDPEIEARVAQAEMAFRMQVSVPEAADFSQESEATFAMYGPDSKTPGTYAANCLLARRLIERDVRFVQLFHQGWDQHGDVVGGITKQCRQTDQASAALVVDLKRRGLLDDTLVVWGGEFGRTAYCQGKMSGNNYGRDHHPRCFSIWMAGGGVKGGTSYGTTDDYGYNIVENPVHVHDLHATMMHLLGVEHEKLTYKYQGRYFRLTDVHGHVVKPILT, encoded by the coding sequence ATGAGCACACCCTTCCTGCCTCCTGACTTCATGCTGCGACAGACCAGGCGCCACTTTTTCGCCCGGAGCGGCCTGGGTCTCGGCGCCCTGGCCATGGCGAAGCTCTCGGAGAATCGCGTGTTGGCCACCAGTCCCGGGGTGCTCAGCTCGCCACATGTCGCGCCGAAGGCCAAGCGGGTCATCTATCTTTTTCAATCGGGCGGCCCCTCGCATCTCGAAACCTTCGATTTCAAGCCGGTGTTACGAGCGGGGCACGGGAAGCCATTGCCCAAGGAAGTGATCGGCAATCAGCGGCTTTCGACCATGAGTGGGAATCAGAGTTTCCTGCCGATGGCTGGTTCGTTCACGGAATTCTCCCGGCATGGGCGTTCAGGCTTGGAGATCTCGGACTTGCTTCCGTACACCCAGCAGATTTCCGATGACATCTGTTTGATTCGCACCCTGCATACCGAGGCGATTAACCACGATCCGGCCATCACGTTCTTTTGTTCAGGCAGCCAGATCCCGGGACGTCCGTCCATGGGTGCTTGGGCTTCGTACGGACTGGGCAGTCTCAACGAGAACCTGCCCGCGTTCATCGTCTTGGTGTCCAAGAATGCCGTGCGCGACCAGCCGCTCTACTCGCGGCTCTGGGGCGCCGGCTTCCTGCCCAGCGAGCATCAAGGGGTGCAGTTCCGGGCCGGCAAGGAGCCCGTGCTGTATCTCACCAATCCGGAAGGCGTTTCCACCGACACACGACGTCGCATGCTGGACACCCTCGGGCAGTTGAATGGGTATCAGGCGGGGCAGCAGCTGGATCCGGAGATCGAAGCGCGGGTGGCGCAGGCCGAGATGGCGTTTCGAATGCAGGTCAGCGTGCCGGAGGCGGCGGATTTTTCTCAGGAATCGGAGGCGACTTTCGCCATGTATGGTCCGGATAGCAAAACGCCCGGCACCTATGCGGCGAACTGCTTGCTGGCCCGTCGGCTGATCGAGCGCGATGTGCGATTCGTGCAGTTGTTCCATCAGGGATGGGATCAGCATGGCGACGTGGTGGGCGGAATCACCAAGCAATGTCGGCAGACCGACCAAGCGTCCGCGGCGCTGGTGGTTGATCTGAAGCGACGCGGATTGCTGGACGACACCTTGGTTGTTTGGGGCGGGGAATTTGGGCGCACCGCGTACTGTCAGGGGAAAATGTCGGGGAATAACTATGGGCGCGACCATCATCCGCGCTGCTTCAGCATCTGGATGGCCGGCGGCGGGGTGAAGGGCGGCACCAGCTACGGGACCACCGATGATTACGGCTACAACATCGTCGAGAATCCCGTTCACGTGCACGATCTCCATGCGACAATGATGCATCTGCTCGGCGTGGAGCATGAGAAGCTGACCTATAAGTATCAGGGCCGCTATTTCCGTCTGACGGATGTTCACGGGCACGTGGTGAAGCCGATTTTGACTTGA
- a CDS encoding DUF1553 domain-containing protein, with amino-acid sequence MHRRFYSIDVGAVAGLLLGSLAVTAHAASGPLDFNRDVGPILSDRCYACHGPDSQKREAGLRLDTFEGATAPLKSGVRAIVPGNTNASALVSRIHTTDPDDQMPPSKLNRPLTTGEKETLVRWIVEGAPYSKHWAFRAAERHAVPQVKNQDWPKNGIDRFVLAKLEALNLSPNPEAERGALLRRASFALTGLPPSAEQLAAFAADRSDQAWEKQVDALLASPRYGERMASDWLDVARFADTMGYQGDPNGFVWPWRDWVIRAFNDNLPYDQFLTWQIAGDLLPDATQDQQLATMFNRLHRQTNEGGSIEQEFRQEYISDRVHTAGTAFLGLTLECSKCHDHKYDPLPQADYYSLCAMFGQIDECGLYPYGINTTAAEPSMRLLEPGQAAEAKKREAALKAARAKAAAIRTERAEAFAAWLTSAAELSLPAPSDHFPLDAIVEGKLTNVVAGAASATMSAGVLAPVPGVVQGAMKFDGDTVLQLNGVKGITRHDSLSISVRLFCPEKKDRAVLLHTGPAMYACASDASGFELLLENGKLRWSCIHLWPGCAASVEMTDDFPIQQWVDVTVTYDGTSRAAGLKIYRDGKAASTVVLHDHLDKSIFTEMMRVGARPRDDRGFAGGLMDEIRIFRQPLSALEVAHLHAPAFAETLAQARTGDRVAQALLREHFLNRVDEPCAAARRQVSAALKHLEDEYLHRMPLIMTMKESPNPKQFHVLQRGDYASPDLKRPVLAAAPSDIMPFRAEGGRNRLGLARWMTDPKNPLVARVAVNRLWMQCFGTGIVLTQENFGTQGDPPSHPELLDSLAYEFSHTGWDTKRLLKQIMMSATFRQSSASTPEKKERDPGNRFLSRGPSYRLSGEAIRDQALFASGLLVDRMGGPSAKPWQPPGLWSEAGASGGDYTPDTGAGLYRRSLYTFRKRTAPPPSMTTLDGGSRETCQPRRLTTNTPLQPLLFLNDKAYFECARELARRVRREQPGGPKQQLERAFLLLTSRPPAAPEMKSLLALYEQQLATYATDLPGAKAVCGQEDPGFASMTVVCSTLLVSDAALTNR; translated from the coding sequence ATGCATCGACGTTTCTATTCCATCGACGTAGGGGCAGTGGCTGGCCTCCTTCTCGGAAGTCTGGCCGTCACAGCCCATGCCGCGTCCGGGCCGCTGGACTTCAATCGCGATGTAGGTCCGATTCTGTCTGACCGGTGCTATGCCTGTCACGGGCCTGACTCCCAGAAGCGGGAGGCAGGATTGCGGTTGGATACCTTCGAAGGGGCGACGGCGCCACTGAAGAGCGGTGTGCGGGCGATCGTTCCTGGAAATACTAACGCCAGTGCGCTCGTTTCGCGCATTCATACAACGGATCCGGACGACCAGATGCCTCCCTCCAAGCTCAATCGTCCGCTGACGACCGGCGAGAAGGAGACGCTCGTGCGTTGGATTGTGGAGGGAGCGCCCTATTCCAAGCACTGGGCATTCCGAGCGGCGGAGCGGCATGCGGTTCCTCAGGTCAAAAACCAGGACTGGCCTAAGAATGGGATCGATCGTTTCGTGCTGGCCAAGCTGGAGGCTCTGAATCTATCCCCCAACCCGGAAGCTGAACGGGGTGCCTTGCTGCGTCGGGCGTCGTTCGCCCTCACCGGACTCCCCCCTTCGGCCGAGCAACTGGCGGCCTTTGCTGCGGATCGATCCGATCAAGCGTGGGAAAAGCAAGTGGATGCCCTTTTGGCCTCGCCCCGCTACGGAGAGCGCATGGCTTCCGATTGGTTGGACGTGGCGCGCTTCGCCGACACCATGGGTTATCAGGGAGATCCCAACGGTTTTGTGTGGCCGTGGCGGGATTGGGTCATCCGGGCTTTCAACGACAACCTGCCCTATGATCAATTCCTAACCTGGCAAATCGCGGGCGATTTGCTCCCGGATGCCACCCAGGACCAGCAGTTGGCCACCATGTTCAATCGGCTCCATCGCCAAACCAACGAGGGCGGTTCCATCGAACAAGAGTTTCGCCAGGAGTATATCTCGGATCGGGTTCACACGGCGGGAACCGCCTTTCTCGGGCTGACCCTCGAATGTTCCAAGTGTCATGATCATAAATATGACCCGCTGCCCCAGGCCGATTACTACAGCCTGTGTGCGATGTTCGGACAGATCGATGAGTGCGGTCTGTATCCGTATGGGATCAACACCACGGCCGCCGAGCCTTCCATGCGCCTTTTGGAACCGGGACAAGCGGCGGAGGCCAAGAAGCGTGAAGCGGCCCTGAAGGCGGCGAGGGCCAAGGCTGCGGCCATCCGTACGGAGCGTGCGGAGGCCTTTGCGGCCTGGCTGACTTCGGCCGCGGAGCTAAGCTTGCCCGCCCCTTCGGATCACTTTCCCCTCGATGCCATCGTCGAGGGAAAACTGACCAATGTGGTGGCGGGTGCTGCTTCCGCCACGATGTCGGCCGGGGTTTTGGCACCCGTGCCGGGTGTCGTCCAAGGTGCCATGAAGTTCGATGGCGATACGGTGTTGCAGTTGAACGGGGTCAAAGGCATCACCCGTCACGATTCGCTGAGCATATCAGTCCGGCTCTTCTGCCCGGAAAAGAAGGACCGTGCGGTGTTGCTGCATACGGGGCCAGCCATGTATGCGTGCGCCTCGGATGCCTCCGGATTCGAGCTGCTGCTCGAGAACGGCAAGCTCCGGTGGAGTTGCATCCACCTCTGGCCTGGCTGCGCGGCTTCGGTGGAGATGACCGACGATTTTCCGATCCAGCAATGGGTGGATGTCACGGTCACGTATGATGGCACTTCACGGGCCGCCGGCCTTAAGATCTATCGCGATGGGAAAGCGGCGTCGACCGTGGTTTTGCACGACCACTTGGACAAGAGCATCTTTACGGAGATGATGCGAGTGGGAGCCCGGCCGCGGGATGATCGCGGGTTCGCGGGCGGACTCATGGACGAGATCAGGATCTTCCGTCAGCCGCTTTCAGCGCTGGAGGTAGCTCATCTACACGCCCCGGCTTTTGCGGAAACCTTGGCGCAAGCCAGGACGGGTGATCGGGTCGCGCAGGCGCTGCTGCGCGAGCACTTCTTGAATCGCGTCGATGAACCCTGCGCCGCGGCGCGACGACAGGTCAGCGCGGCCCTCAAGCATTTGGAGGATGAGTATCTGCATCGCATGCCGCTGATCATGACGATGAAGGAGTCGCCGAATCCGAAGCAGTTCCACGTTCTACAACGGGGCGACTATGCGTCGCCCGACTTGAAGCGGCCGGTGTTGGCGGCGGCTCCGTCGGACATCATGCCGTTCCGGGCCGAGGGTGGACGGAACCGGTTGGGGCTGGCGCGGTGGATGACCGACCCGAAAAATCCATTGGTAGCGCGAGTGGCGGTTAATCGCCTGTGGATGCAGTGCTTTGGGACGGGCATTGTGTTGACACAGGAGAACTTTGGGACGCAGGGCGATCCGCCGTCGCATCCCGAGTTGCTGGATAGCTTGGCCTACGAGTTCAGCCACACCGGTTGGGATACGAAGCGGCTTCTGAAGCAAATCATGATGAGCGCCACGTTTCGTCAGTCGTCCGCGTCTACGCCGGAGAAAAAAGAGCGAGATCCCGGCAATCGGTTTCTGTCGCGAGGTCCCTCTTATCGGTTGTCGGGGGAGGCGATTCGGGATCAGGCGCTGTTCGCCTCGGGATTGCTGGTCGATCGGATGGGCGGGCCCAGTGCCAAGCCCTGGCAGCCACCGGGCCTCTGGTCAGAGGCCGGGGCCTCTGGTGGAGACTACACGCCGGATACTGGCGCCGGGCTTTATCGTCGGAGTCTCTACACGTTCCGAAAGCGAACCGCCCCGCCACCGAGCATGACCACCCTGGACGGTGGCAGTCGCGAGACTTGCCAGCCGCGTCGGCTGACGACCAACACCCCCTTGCAGCCTTTGCTGTTTCTCAATGACAAGGCCTATTTCGAGTGCGCTCGCGAGCTGGCCCGTCGGGTCAGGCGCGAACAACCGGGCGGTCCGAAGCAGCAGTTGGAGCGAGCCTTCCTCCTGCTGACATCGCGGCCGCCGGCGGCCCCCGAGATGAAGTCCTTGCTAGCCCTGTATGAGCAACAATTAGCGACCTATGCCACGGATCTGCCGGGGGCGAAGGCGGTTTGCGGCCAGGAGGATCCGGGTTTTGCTTCGATGACCGTCGTCTGTTCCACCCTGCTCGTGAGCGATGCTGCTCTCACCAATCGATAG